The Burkholderia pyrrocinia genome includes a region encoding these proteins:
- the tam gene encoding trans-aconitate 2-methyltransferase → MTTPLDQYANQYVQFEDERTRPVRDLLAAVPGTPIRTAVDIGCGPGNSTEALIARAPDATIHGIDASADMIAAARKRLPSLRFDIADVAGWDDPGGYDLILSNAVLQWVPAHDTLFPTLIGRLAPGGHLAVQMPDNLDEPAHRLMREVAAAGPWADKLKGAARTERFDARYYYALLSPLCSRVDVWRTTYYHPLRGGADAVVEWFKGSALRPFLAALDDGEQHAFLVRYRDAIAGPDGYPALGDGTVLLPFPRLFIVATRK, encoded by the coding sequence GTGACGACCCCACTCGATCAATACGCGAACCAGTACGTGCAATTCGAGGACGAACGCACGCGGCCGGTGCGTGACCTGCTGGCCGCCGTGCCGGGCACGCCGATCCGCACGGCGGTCGACATCGGCTGTGGGCCCGGCAATTCGACGGAAGCGCTGATTGCGCGTGCGCCCGACGCGACGATCCATGGGATCGACGCGTCGGCGGACATGATCGCGGCCGCGCGCAAACGCCTGCCGTCACTGCGTTTCGACATTGCCGATGTGGCCGGGTGGGACGATCCGGGCGGTTATGACCTGATCCTGTCGAACGCGGTGCTGCAATGGGTGCCCGCGCACGACACGCTGTTCCCGACGCTCATCGGCCGGCTCGCGCCAGGCGGCCATCTCGCGGTGCAGATGCCCGACAACCTCGACGAGCCCGCACACCGGTTGATGCGCGAAGTCGCTGCGGCCGGGCCGTGGGCGGACAAGCTGAAAGGCGCGGCGCGCACCGAGCGGTTCGACGCGCGTTATTACTATGCGCTGCTGTCGCCGCTATGTTCGCGCGTGGATGTGTGGCGCACGACCTACTACCACCCGCTGCGCGGCGGCGCCGACGCGGTCGTCGAATGGTTCAAGGGCAGTGCGCTGCGGCCGTTCCTCGCGGCGCTCGATGACGGCGAACAGCACGCGTTCCTCGTGCGCTATCGCGACGCGATCGCCGGTCCGGACGGCTATCCGGCGCTCGGCGACGGCACGGTGCTGCTGCCGTTCCCGCGCCTGTTCATCGTGGCGACGCGGAAGTGA
- a CDS encoding helix-turn-helix domain-containing protein, whose product MKPLSNELPEHLALDAFRNLFEEADGWSVTEITGSDHVGDVIVANDQGTSYLAVLKAFNEGRADRVTAFFAQALLEARTHAERQGMRPAILIWVGSVSPSLINRLVEFHTAYGNREPFAVLSPDGTRYVQFPGLDIFERPNQQTRPYGSSPGTQPRLTFSDLTQWMLKLLLAIDIKGEGLIGAERKHYTTATDLARAAGTSVMTATRLIHALKREGLIETKPFLKIVQRGKLAKRWKSEYQRPPLALPMKFLLPGAPDTQLHKLLKKERGVLGLFAAADALGFGHVKGVPPTIWVHNLMEAENWRSLRRAKEGERPDLVLQQTGFPQSLDRGAVYRDGLRVTDIIQTWLDVSAHPARGAEQAAELEHGVLAGVVGESV is encoded by the coding sequence ATGAAACCACTCTCAAACGAATTGCCCGAACACCTCGCGCTCGATGCCTTCCGCAACCTGTTCGAGGAAGCCGATGGCTGGAGCGTAACGGAGATTACGGGGTCTGATCATGTCGGGGACGTCATCGTTGCCAACGATCAAGGCACGTCGTACCTCGCGGTTCTCAAGGCGTTCAATGAGGGGCGAGCCGATCGTGTCACGGCATTCTTTGCTCAGGCGCTCCTCGAGGCGCGCACGCACGCAGAGAGGCAGGGGATGCGGCCCGCGATCCTGATCTGGGTCGGTAGCGTTTCGCCGTCTCTCATTAACCGTTTGGTGGAATTCCACACGGCGTACGGCAATCGCGAACCATTCGCTGTGCTCTCGCCGGACGGGACTCGATATGTCCAATTCCCCGGCTTGGATATTTTTGAGCGTCCGAACCAACAGACGCGCCCCTACGGCAGCAGTCCTGGCACCCAGCCGCGCCTGACATTCTCGGATCTTACCCAGTGGATGCTCAAACTTTTACTGGCGATAGATATCAAGGGCGAAGGCCTGATCGGTGCTGAGCGCAAGCATTACACCACCGCGACCGACCTCGCGCGCGCCGCCGGCACCTCGGTCATGACGGCCACGCGGCTGATCCACGCATTGAAGCGGGAAGGGCTCATCGAAACCAAGCCGTTCCTGAAAATCGTGCAACGGGGAAAGCTCGCGAAACGATGGAAGAGCGAATACCAGCGGCCACCACTGGCGTTGCCCATGAAGTTCCTTTTGCCGGGAGCGCCCGATACACAGCTGCATAAGCTACTCAAGAAAGAGCGCGGTGTTCTCGGCCTTTTTGCCGCAGCCGACGCGCTTGGTTTCGGACATGTGAAAGGTGTACCGCCGACGATCTGGGTTCATAACCTGATGGAGGCGGAGAACTGGCGATCGCTGCGTCGAGCCAAGGAGGGGGAGCGCCCTGATCTTGTCTTGCAGCAGACCGGCTTTCCCCAATCGTTGGACCGTGGTGCGGTTTACCGCGACGGTCTGCGGGTCACGGACATCATTCAGACCTGGCTCGATGTTTCGGCTCACCCGGCGCGAGGTGCAGAGCAGGCTGCCGAACTGGAGCATGGCGTTCTTGCCGGCGTGGTTGGAGAAAGTGTGTGA
- a CDS encoding GNAT family N-acetyltransferase translates to MTAHSDIEIRVTAVGQPTARDLISSKLNEYNNTMTNRPDNTALDIYVTDPATGEIVGGLTGRTSLGLFFIDLFYLPESLRGGGFGSRLLREAEAEAKRRGCARAVLYTISFQAPDFYRKQGYETFGEVPCEPEGTARVFMVKML, encoded by the coding sequence ATGACCGCTCATTCCGACATCGAGATCCGCGTGACCGCCGTCGGGCAGCCGACCGCCCGAGACCTCATCAGCAGCAAGCTCAACGAGTACAACAACACGATGACGAACCGGCCCGACAACACGGCGCTCGACATCTACGTGACCGATCCCGCGACCGGCGAGATAGTGGGCGGTCTCACCGGCCGGACCTCGCTCGGCCTCTTTTTCATCGATCTGTTTTACCTGCCCGAATCGCTGCGCGGCGGCGGATTCGGCAGCCGGCTGCTGCGCGAGGCCGAAGCGGAAGCGAAACGGCGCGGGTGCGCGCGCGCGGTGCTGTACACGATCTCGTTCCAGGCGCCGGACTTTTACCGGAAGCAGGGCTACGAGACGTTCGGCGAAGTGCCGTGCGAGCCGGAAGGGACGGCGCGCGTGTTCATGGTCAAGATGCTTTGA
- a CDS encoding GSU2403 family nucleotidyltransferase fold protein — protein sequence MSELVEFSHLAMTLEPWRSKIVFVGGWAFRLYRYEPRAYQPEHEPIFTRDADVAYAEREALEGSILAALEGAGFKAEPTCGGDFRPPATRYTLGGNANGFYAEFLTPQTGSPRRRIKGTTETEPDATEANAGVVAQKLRHLEVLLYEPWLVTIPAEESGLDEAVPDLRIPNPVSFMVQKLLIRGDRAVEKRPQDVLYIYDAMYIFSGAIEDDLVPIWKNLEGTLSDKQQRSVRAGVEALFAEVNDTIRAAAEIAKPGRHIESEDMLRLCQDGFQALFGGTV from the coding sequence GTGAGCGAACTCGTCGAATTCAGTCATCTCGCGATGACTTTGGAACCGTGGCGCTCGAAGATCGTATTCGTCGGGGGCTGGGCCTTTCGGCTCTATCGATATGAACCGCGAGCCTATCAGCCGGAACACGAGCCGATCTTTACTCGGGACGCCGACGTGGCATACGCGGAACGCGAGGCACTCGAGGGAAGTATCTTGGCGGCACTTGAGGGCGCAGGATTTAAGGCGGAACCGACTTGCGGAGGCGATTTCCGGCCTCCCGCGACGCGCTACACACTCGGCGGGAACGCCAACGGGTTCTACGCCGAATTCCTGACTCCGCAGACCGGCAGTCCGAGGCGGCGCATCAAGGGCACCACGGAAACCGAGCCTGATGCGACCGAGGCCAACGCCGGTGTGGTCGCACAAAAGCTGCGACATCTTGAGGTGCTGCTATACGAGCCGTGGCTAGTGACGATTCCCGCAGAGGAGTCGGGCCTCGACGAAGCGGTGCCTGACCTGCGCATCCCGAACCCCGTGAGTTTCATGGTCCAGAAGCTTCTGATCCGTGGCGATCGAGCCGTAGAAAAGCGGCCACAGGACGTGCTCTACATCTACGATGCCATGTACATCTTCAGTGGCGCAATCGAAGACGACTTGGTCCCGATATGGAAGAACCTCGAGGGTACTCTGTCGGATAAGCAACAAAGGTCCGTTCGCGCCGGGGTCGAAGCGTTATTCGCCGAGGTGAACGACACCATCCGCGCAGCGGCCGAGATCGCGAAACCTGGTCGACACATCGAATCTGAAGATATGCTCCGGCTGTGTCAGGACGGATTCCAAGCGCTTTTCGGCGGCACCGTCTAG
- a CDS encoding porin, with protein sequence MAQGSVTLYGIVDTGLQYLTNADSAGHRSVGIAQSAYLPSRFGIRGVEDLGGDLKAVFQLENGFNSATGAMVVADTLFNRQAWVGLDGTLGKLTFGRQYSVQFDRAIYYDPTYFAAYSALALNAIPQATIRVNNSVKFTSHQLAGFTTEAMYGFGQQVPGNTLAGRYIGAALEYTANRFTATATVEQMRGTVAAASDLSSRVDQRYAFAARYNAPKWAVMANVTRITGDLQLTPRGTVYWLAGNMFVTPEVQLYAIGGRYDYQGRAEHPMIFVAGTLYVLSKRTLLYANVGTARNQGSSSLGVNSYASVGQPGHSQLGVSVGIDQKF encoded by the coding sequence ATGGCGCAAGGTTCCGTGACCCTGTACGGGATCGTCGACACGGGGCTTCAGTATCTGACCAACGCCGACAGCGCCGGACATCGATCGGTCGGGATTGCGCAGAGCGCCTATCTGCCGTCCCGCTTCGGCATCAGGGGCGTGGAAGACCTGGGCGGCGACCTGAAGGCCGTGTTCCAGTTGGAGAACGGCTTCAATTCGGCGACCGGGGCAATGGTCGTGGCCGACACGCTTTTCAATCGACAGGCGTGGGTCGGCCTTGACGGGACCCTCGGAAAGTTGACATTCGGACGCCAGTACAGCGTGCAGTTCGACAGGGCGATTTACTACGATCCGACCTATTTCGCCGCTTACTCCGCTCTCGCCCTCAATGCCATCCCGCAGGCGACGATCCGCGTGAACAACTCGGTGAAGTTCACGTCGCATCAGCTCGCGGGCTTCACGACCGAAGCCATGTACGGCTTCGGCCAGCAGGTGCCTGGCAACACGCTGGCCGGACGGTATATCGGCGCCGCGCTCGAATATACGGCCAATCGCTTTACGGCGACCGCGACGGTCGAACAGATGCGTGGCACGGTTGCGGCGGCGAGCGATCTTTCGTCGCGCGTCGACCAGCGCTACGCATTCGCCGCGCGGTACAACGCGCCGAAGTGGGCCGTGATGGCCAACGTCACCCGGATCACGGGCGACCTGCAACTGACGCCGCGAGGCACCGTGTATTGGCTGGCCGGCAACATGTTCGTCACGCCGGAGGTTCAGTTGTATGCGATCGGCGGACGCTACGATTATCAGGGCCGCGCGGAGCACCCGATGATCTTCGTGGCGGGAACGCTCTACGTGCTGTCCAAGCGCACGTTGCTTTATGCGAACGTCGGCACCGCGCGGAACCAAGGAAGCAGCTCGCTTGGCGTGAACAGTTACGCGTCCGTCGGCCAGCCTGGCCACAGTCAGCTCGGTGTCTCGGTCGGTATCGATCAGAAGTTCTGA
- a CDS encoding M24 family metallopeptidase: MNSTHREAVGEAFSLDAMQHARTMTWQAVDAIAAGIRPGMRESEANALGLRVLKDLGMDRIWHPVLVRFGENTLRTFKERSVADPVLADDDIFFIDLGAVWAKHEGDAGATFVCGDDPDMHACARAAGVIYGEVEHHWRTTGCAGIALYEFAAQRADAHGFRLNVDIKGHRVSDFPHAIYKAGNLGDFDGAPAAGLWILEIQIAHPTRPFGAFYEDLLV; this comes from the coding sequence TTGAATTCGACGCACCGCGAAGCCGTCGGCGAGGCCTTTTCGCTCGACGCGATGCAGCACGCAAGAACCATGACGTGGCAGGCCGTCGACGCGATCGCCGCGGGTATCCGGCCCGGCATGCGGGAATCGGAGGCCAACGCGCTGGGGCTGCGCGTGCTCAAGGATCTCGGGATGGACAGGATCTGGCATCCGGTCCTCGTCCGCTTCGGGGAAAACACGTTGCGCACGTTCAAGGAGCGTTCGGTGGCGGACCCGGTCCTCGCCGACGACGACATCTTCTTCATCGACCTCGGCGCAGTATGGGCGAAGCACGAGGGCGACGCGGGCGCGACCTTCGTGTGCGGCGACGATCCGGACATGCATGCGTGTGCGCGCGCGGCGGGCGTCATCTACGGCGAAGTCGAGCATCACTGGCGGACCACCGGATGCGCGGGCATCGCGCTGTACGAATTCGCGGCGCAGCGCGCCGACGCGCACGGCTTCCGGCTGAATGTCGACATCAAGGGGCATCGCGTCAGCGATTTCCCGCACGCGATCTACAAGGCCGGCAATCTCGGCGATTTCGACGGCGCGCCGGCCGCCGGCCTGTGGATCCTCGAAATCCAGATCGCCCACCCGACGCGGCCGTTCGGCGCGTTTTACGAAGACCTGCTCGTGTAA
- a CDS encoding phosphocholine-specific phospholipase C translates to MQNTPTTRRQFLADALKLAGATAVTGMLPESILRAQSIPAATITGTLQDVKHVVILMQENRSFDHYLGTLRGARGFGDPRPVVISSGYPVWRQPWMLSYVFPFNPTPPAGVANGDTYYGDLDHSWSGTHSAWNNGRYDNWVAAKTTGTMYYFTQNDIPFYYALASAFTVCDGYHCSMLGPTDPNRLYLWTGCCGNVAGYSPYTTNTMTGTGWTTMPERLNAAGVTWKFYQDKGNGLDSGHGYGEYNGSSKDLWWNGNYGDNVILNFKQYQNLGASDPLAPALNGTQIDPAGGGKEYDTNLFSQLQADVANDTLPQVSWIAAPYAYCEHPSWAASGGEWYVSNVLNALTSNPKVWASTVLLVMYDENDGLFDHVPPAVPSSAYAGTGQSTVSTAAEFVAGGGGASDGSASGDVPIGLGPRVPMFVISPWSKGGKVNSQVFDHTSVIRFLEARFGLQETNITPWRRAVCGDLTSAFDFANPDQTIPAIPGPASNMDPNGSTALIPYPTTTAVPAQTTGRNTACRLPYEFFVQGKVNRSGKTLALTMTNTGAAGVHLQAWVDGTGTIPRQYTIGAGTSACAALSDTLAVNSGGGYDYSIYGPNGFLQTFRGNIGASGNTGSAAEVSLCYDVQNGNVQITLDNSAGASATTFQLADNAYGMNTAQSVSVPAGATQAVTWYGDAGWYDASIRDANDPNFLRRVAGCVQAQSGALLTDSAIGNTNGKFVAALASQGASYGTLRFDYVVPPWRHSPKNWVGIYARGAQPTKGNYKSWAYLPKSTGSLLFSSTANSTLASGQYDAWYLFDDGYTPLAGPVAISI, encoded by the coding sequence ATGCAAAACACCCCCACGACACGACGTCAGTTCCTCGCCGATGCGCTGAAGCTCGCGGGCGCCACCGCGGTCACCGGCATGCTGCCCGAGAGCATCCTGCGCGCGCAGTCGATTCCGGCGGCGACGATCACCGGCACCCTTCAGGACGTCAAGCACGTCGTGATCCTGATGCAGGAAAACCGGTCGTTCGACCACTATCTCGGCACGCTGCGCGGCGCGCGCGGCTTCGGCGATCCGCGGCCGGTCGTGATTTCGAGCGGCTATCCGGTGTGGCGCCAGCCCTGGATGCTGTCCTACGTGTTCCCGTTCAACCCGACCCCGCCCGCCGGTGTGGCGAACGGCGACACCTATTACGGCGATCTCGATCACAGCTGGAGCGGCACGCACAGTGCCTGGAACAACGGCCGCTATGACAACTGGGTCGCGGCGAAGACCACCGGCACGATGTACTACTTCACGCAGAACGACATTCCGTTCTACTACGCGCTGGCGAGCGCATTCACCGTGTGCGACGGCTACCACTGCTCGATGCTCGGCCCGACGGACCCGAACCGCCTGTATCTGTGGACCGGATGCTGCGGCAACGTCGCCGGCTATTCTCCGTACACGACGAACACGATGACCGGCACCGGGTGGACCACCATGCCGGAACGATTGAACGCGGCCGGCGTCACGTGGAAGTTCTATCAGGACAAGGGCAACGGGCTGGATTCCGGCCACGGCTACGGCGAATACAACGGCTCCAGCAAGGATCTATGGTGGAACGGCAACTACGGCGACAACGTCATCCTGAACTTCAAGCAGTACCAGAACCTCGGCGCAAGCGATCCGCTCGCGCCGGCGCTCAACGGCACGCAGATCGATCCGGCCGGCGGCGGCAAGGAATACGATACGAATCTCTTCAGCCAGTTGCAGGCCGACGTCGCGAACGACACGCTGCCGCAGGTGTCGTGGATCGCCGCGCCTTACGCGTATTGCGAGCATCCGTCGTGGGCCGCGAGCGGCGGCGAATGGTACGTGAGCAACGTCCTCAATGCGCTGACGTCGAATCCGAAGGTGTGGGCCAGCACGGTGCTGCTCGTGATGTATGACGAGAACGACGGCCTGTTCGATCACGTGCCGCCGGCCGTCCCGTCGAGCGCCTACGCCGGCACCGGCCAGTCGACCGTATCGACGGCGGCGGAATTCGTCGCCGGCGGCGGCGGCGCATCGGACGGATCGGCCAGCGGCGACGTGCCGATCGGGCTCGGCCCGCGTGTGCCGATGTTCGTGATCTCGCCGTGGTCAAAGGGCGGCAAGGTCAACTCGCAGGTCTTCGACCACACGTCGGTGATCCGCTTTCTGGAAGCGCGCTTCGGGCTGCAGGAAACCAACATCACGCCGTGGCGGCGCGCGGTATGCGGCGATCTCACGTCGGCATTCGATTTCGCGAATCCCGACCAGACGATTCCGGCGATCCCGGGGCCGGCCAGCAACATGGACCCGAACGGCTCGACGGCCCTCATCCCCTACCCCACCACCACCGCGGTGCCGGCCCAGACGACCGGCCGCAACACCGCCTGCCGGCTGCCGTACGAGTTCTTCGTCCAGGGCAAGGTCAACCGGTCCGGCAAGACGCTCGCGCTGACGATGACCAACACCGGCGCGGCCGGCGTGCATCTGCAGGCGTGGGTCGACGGCACCGGCACGATCCCGCGGCAATACACGATCGGCGCCGGCACGAGCGCGTGCGCGGCCCTGTCGGATACGCTTGCGGTGAATTCGGGCGGCGGCTACGACTACTCGATCTACGGCCCGAACGGGTTCCTGCAGACGTTCCGCGGCAACATCGGCGCGTCGGGGAACACGGGATCGGCGGCCGAAGTCAGCCTCTGCTACGACGTGCAGAACGGCAACGTGCAGATCACGCTCGACAACTCAGCCGGTGCGAGCGCGACGACGTTCCAGCTCGCCGACAACGCGTACGGGATGAACACAGCGCAGTCGGTCAGCGTGCCTGCCGGCGCAACGCAGGCCGTCACGTGGTACGGCGACGCCGGCTGGTACGACGCAAGCATCCGCGACGCGAACGACCCGAATTTCCTGCGCCGCGTGGCCGGCTGCGTGCAGGCGCAATCCGGCGCGTTGCTGACGGATTCGGCCATCGGCAATACGAACGGAAAATTCGTCGCCGCGCTGGCGTCGCAGGGAGCGTCGTACGGCACGCTGCGGTTCGACTACGTCGTACCGCCGTGGCGCCACAGCCCGAAGAACTGGGTGGGTATCTATGCGCGCGGCGCGCAGCCGACCAAGGGCAACTACAAGTCGTGGGCGTACCTGCCCAAAAGCACCGGCTCGCTGCTGTTCTCGTCGACCGCGAACAGCACGCTGGCATCGGGCCAGTACGACGCGTGGTATCTGTTCGACGACGGCTACACGCCGCTCGCGGGCCCCGTCGCGATCAGCATCTGA